Genomic segment of Sarcophilus harrisii chromosome 4, mSarHar1.11, whole genome shotgun sequence:
TGCCAATAGATATATGAAAATTGAGCGGTGTACCTCCTGTTCAGGTGATCAGGCAGGAAGTcatgttttttgggggggttttgtttgttttttagatttGCAAACCACTCTGgcaaaaaatattctttctaaacTTTGTTAGATGTATTCAATTTCTGGCCAAGAATCTTTCATCTCTATATTGTAAACTATAATCTGAAAATTCATTCTCAGATACCACCTTCTTATCCAGCTGTTTATTtcccaaattaaaattttccctGTCTCCCTTGCTTTTGTAGGGATGGGGTTGAAACTATTCTATTTGGTTCTAGAAACTTGACTTAAGTGAAAATGTTTTCTGATTGAAATAATCAGAAATGTGTGAAAAAAGTCTGTCTGAGAAGGCTTGTGTGAAAAATTTATTGTGTAGAGACTGAATCATGCTCTTAGCAATTtgtataaaaaagggaagtgatttctgaatctgtaaaagaagaaaattggaacatcTGAATTAGAGAGATTGGAATAAGCATGAAACGATGGGAGAACAGAATTGTTAcagcagagaagagaaataacCATGAGAATTTGGGGTTATACAGGTGTCTGCAAGAAGAGGACCCAGGCTGAGGGAGGTTCCAAGAGGAGGTTCCACTAGACTAAAAAGAGAAGAGACCtagttgtgaagggttttaatggattttatatttgatcctggagggtATAGGAAGCCACGAGAATTCATTTAATAAGGAGATGACATGGCCAGATCTATGCTTTGGGAAAGTTACTTTAACAGTTGAATGGACAATAGACTGGAGAAATGATAGACTTATGAGCTAGGGAGAGAAACCAACAGGCTATTAGTAGTCCAGATGTGCAGTGATAAGCAACTGCACCAGAGGGGAAGAAATTTAAGATGAGTGAAGGGGAAGAAGTTTTATGCAGGAGAAATTAGAAAGACAAACTAACAGAACTTGACAATTGGGGAAGGAGTGAAAGAGTGAGAAGTTGAGGATGATACCTAGGAATCATGACTGGGAGATAAATACTTTGGATggtaataggaaagttaggaagaggggaagtTTTATTGTTCTGGTAagcaagacactccatcttcATACTGGGCATACTCCCATCTCAtgtctgcctcctggcttctctgaCCTCCTCCAAGTattagctaaaatcccacttaCAGAAAGCCTCTTTTAATCTAATGTTTTCCCTCTaatgattatttccagtttatcctgtatattaTTTGTACTTGTTTGTTTACACcatcttccctattagattggGAGCTCCTTTGAGAACCCCACTGTCGTTTAGATCTTTTTGTATCCAAAGCACTTTAGTtagagtgtttaataaatgttgattgattaagatgggtggaatattttattttcaatcctCTGGACTCCTAGTTTACCATTACTATTGTTTGTTTTTCGCTCAGTGTACCGGCACATTTGTGGATCTTGTGTGTAGATCTTGTGTGTATTTCTTTTGTGAAAAGTCCTGTACCTGATCTTGTTTATCGAGTCCTCATCTACTTCCCTTTTGGAGAAAATCTAGCTTTGAGTCGAACTAAACCTTTATGTTATTTTCCCCAGGGCTCTGTGGAGTGGTATAAAATGGCGAATTTAAGAAAAATAGCTTAATCCCTTTCTTTAAAGGCTCAGCTCCCTCAAGTTCCAACCCCGTCGACATCGTGAGTCCAGAAAGAGTACACTGACTTGTGCAAATGTTTTGTCTTCTcgccccctccccatccccttccccacccccaccccccaaatagGTTTTCGTTTGGTCTTTGTGTTTCCAGTGTGTAGCACTTATACATCCTCCGGGCACACGGGGCTTAGTAATTACGGGTTGGATTGAATTGCCTTGTAGGAGTCCATGTGCCGGAAGTTTTGTTCCTCCCCGCCGCTCTAGGAAATCGAGGGACTCCGATGTCATTGGCTCCTGGAGGAGACTGTAGTTGGctgaggggagaggggagagagagggacgCGGGGCAGGGGAAAGGGACCCTGGCTGGTCAAGGAAGGCACCGGAAGGGGCCGTTCCCATCTGGCTGGGTCCCGAGGGTCGGCGGCAATGGCGGCTCCGTGGGTGGGGCGCGGGCGATGAAAGAGCGAGAGGCTGGTGACAGCCGAAGAAGGTAAGCCCCTGCTTCTCCTCGTGGTCCGAATGTAAAGGGTTGCTTCTCTCCCCAGGACGCCCACCAGTGTATGTACCATGACAAtacgccccccctccccccccgcggGCGAGTGCTCACATCTATTCATTCATCTCTCCATGCACTTGTCCTCTTCTGCACCAGCCTGAATTAGATTCCCCTCGCCCCTACCCCTTTGTCATAGATCACTTACCCCCGTAAGCATTTTCCTTCCCTACCTACCCCTTATAGGTAGGACTCCCACCCCATATCCTGGGCCCGCAACACACCTCTGTGCCCCAAACCTTCCCCGGACTTTTGGGAGCCCAGCAGGCATTCAGACATTTCCCCATTGCTCCTTAAGCacacttctccctccctttccttgcCTCCCTCCAACCTGTCCCCAATATACACAGCCCATTCTACACACATAAAACCCTTTCTTTACACACCCATACATCCTTTCttgtaatctcttttcttttttgtgcccCCCATCCCATAAGAAATGTATGCACTAGTCTTTCCTACCACTCTACATTTTCTGGTCCAGTGTGAGATGGGAAGTATTGGGCTTGCAGTCAGCAAGTACCTCCGTACAAATTCCACTTCTGtactttttttagttttgtggGGCTTGCAAACTGTGTGAACCCAAGTGCTCTGAGCCTCGGTTTTCTGAGGGAttaatggggataatgatatttGCACACAATATCCCCATAGGGTAAAGTTGAGTAAGATgatgtatgtaaagcactttgtaaatgtcTTAAGGTCTATATGAGTTTCAATtcttatcacacacacacacacacccctcccttCGGAATCCCTGACCACCCCCTAATAACAGCATCCCTTTTGTCCTGGCAATATATCGCCATCTTGAAGTCAGATGAAAATCCTttatgtcctttccacctcttaCCCTACTGAGACCAAAACTTTCTTTCAGGGCTTTCTTCTTTTCATGTTTCCTCACAGCAACAGAAATCCCTACGTTAGGAACCAGTATGATGAAGGCAGTGACTGTATTTCTTACCCACTAGGAATCCAAGAGACTGGTCTTCCTACAAGAGGATCTCTGTAAGGATTAGATGCTGGAGAATGATGGAAAGATGAGCTCACTGGGTAAGCATTTACTCCCCTAACCCATAATTCATTTAGACGCTgagacatttttaaatttttaaaatgtgatcaaTGAAGAAATCAGTTTAATTTGGGATTAAAAACTATAGAATTCCAGGTATTCATGAGGTACAGAGGCTGGATGTGTTGATTCCCTATGTCAAGGAGTCTAGTCTGGTgaatgaaaaattggaaatgggTGATTTCACTTTCCTTAGAAGTCTTGCAAGAAAGGGTCTTCTTTCAATGTGACAGGAAAGACTGATTCACTGCAAAGACTTGCCGGTTTCTGGAATCCCTCACTCATTTTTGGGGAGATGTGGGGGACGTGGCTGTCTTctgcctctaagatcccttccattaAAAGATTCATAAACATTAGAGCTAGAGGAGCCCTTATAagattgtcattttacagatgaagaaactgatgctgagagagagaaaattacttGCCCAATATACCACAAGCAATAAATAGCAGAGCCAGTATTTCAACCCAGCTTctatgactccaaatctaatatctttttctattaCAATAATCTGTTCCCTCCCTGTTACTTGTATACAGTTGGAAGAATTATGTTAATTCAAGTTTGAAAAATGCTGTATACactcatttgtgtgtgtatgtgatgatGAAGATGGGGAACTTGGCAATGCCCTATTCATTACTTAAGGATGAGAAAATTCCAGATCTGTAAATATGTGCTGTGGCAAAAGGTCAAACTCTAATGTTACTTTTGCAGAGGATTCTTTCCCCTccactttctttctcctcttttcctttacaCTATCCAATTCTCATCTCTTAAACAATCACCTTCTCTTACAGCAACTGAGATTCAGCATTGAACTTTCTCCCATTAATGTACCATGGAAGTTATTGAAATCTAGCAATGTAGGGTGGAATAAAAAGGGTAAGAGTCAGTTCTTTTGAGCCATATCCATCTCCCCTAGATCTTGAATTCTTTTTAGAATATGGCCAAACTCAGGCCACCACCATCCCTAGTAGTTTAGGTTCACAGTTAACAAAAAGGTAAACACTTAAAAAGTTAGCACTTAATCATAGCAGAAAAAGAATATTCAACAAATATAGGTTTTGAAGACACCTTTTGTTGATTCAGCTGAGCAAAGCCCCCTGGCCTGAACCGCCCATTGTGATTCACTACCCAAGCAAGCATTCTTGTGACTGTTTGGTACACAGATGACTAGAAAATGATGTCAACAGCCTGAGCCTTTAGTCCCCTCAGCCAAACAAATCTCAAGGAtggtttcaatatttttttaaggaaaaaccaGCGTAATATTCATGGGGCAAGAGTTAGGATCTTACTCCTATCAACTTTTATGTGTGCTTGAATATTACTCTATAGAAGAGAGGGTATATGAGCTAATTTTCAACTAATTGAAATGGTTGGTGTTTTAGAAGAGTAGTATCATCATGGGATGATActaaaggtggggggagggaccAACACTCACTCTCTCAAAATAATAAGCCTCAACTAACAATGAGACTAAAAATGAAAGGACAGATGTGACAGATATTTCATAAGAAGAACAGATAAGCTTTTATGTcagccttttttattttctatatccaAAGATTACTCTAAAGTTCTAAACCAAAGTAACTGTGGAAACTGTGTCattgacagaaaaagagaagctaTTTTGGATGGAAGTTAAGATTGGAGATCCATTAATAAAATATAGGTATTTCAGAGCCTTGTATGTGCTTAGCAATATTCCataaaggagaaacaaagaaaacaaatggtgGGAGTGGTTTAGGGTTGAAAGTAGATGTGAAAAGACATCAGAAAAGTATGAATGTCCTTGACAGTTTTGATGATTGTCGTTGATCCTTGATCTAGTTTGGACAAAGTAGTATAATATACTGATGAGAGTTGTTAATCAATTAAGGAGACTATCTAAAGTATCTAAAAATGTAGAGAAGAGAGATTATCCAGGAGAACAGAGCGGTCAGCATTGTCAGATGcagcagagaggtcaagaaggatgaaaacTGAGAAGACTTGgcaattaaaaatcattttctttggaGAGAGCAGTATCAGTTGAGTTTGACTTAAGTTGAGGTCAGAAGTCAAATTACAAAAGTCTTAGGAGTGAGAGGAGGCATGTGGAGATAACTCATGTAGAAAGCTTTTCAAAGGAATTTGGcttggaaagggaaaagagataataggatgatagatttaggGGATGATAGATTGCAATCTTCTGGAAAAGACAAGAGGGGATGGGATCAAGAGTATATGTTGAGAGGTTTGTCTTGTCAGGAAGGATAAGTTCAATATCATAAACTGGAAGAAAAGAGGCAATATGAGCCCAttgtataaatacttattcccctGACTCATGGTTTGTTCCCTAGGAATTTaggacttttttgtttgtttgttttgttttgttttgttttgggagtttttttttgttgttgttgttgttaaaacaaaaacaaaatccaaaaaaccctgagatcattttaatttaaaacttaacGATTGCTTGTTGTGAATTGTTTTGAACTAACTCTAGAAATCCCTATTTtgaatgtaatatttttaaaattagagtatttttaaagtgttgatcaattaacaaacatattagtcccttattatttttcttctagatgaTCACAATAGTCTTCTGATGAGTCTTCACTGGAGAAGACATAATACTAACACCTTTTCAGTTCAAGTTCAATGCTGATATAAAATGAAGCATTCAAAAGTCATTGAACAGTAATAAAAAGAGGTTGACAGTCCTAGACCAACAAGGATACTGTGAGCTTTAGCTTTTGGATACACTGCCTCCTTGTGTCCACACAGAAACAAGTCTGGTCAACCACTTTAGATATCCACCCATCAAGGATgggattttttatgttttttaggtCATGGACCATTCAGGTACCAAGAATCCTGGTCTCAAGTGTGTCATATCTACAATCCATCTTACATATCATGGACATAGTGATTTAACTTTAAAACATCCCCTCTCATTATGCTTGTTTTACTGACCTTCCATTAGGACCTTCCATTAGGACCATTCCAGATTTTGTTCTGACCTTTACCCACTAATTTCCTCTGAAGGAAGCGTAAGATGGAACTCAAGCATTACTTTCTATATGAAGTCTTTCTCGATCTCCCAAATATTAGGGTCCTTCTTACCAtactatcttgtatttaactattttgtgtttattctgaatatacatacaaacacatatatatttatttatacatacttGCCTttcatattagaatataagttccttgtgAACAGATTGCTTTATTCCTTGGATTCCTAGTTTCTAACCTTTGTTAGGCTCATGtagacctggcacatagtaataaatgtttattgattagttgattgattgacaCTTTTAAAACActatagcttttaaaatattacaatcaAAATAGGGATCACTAGAGTTAGTTCAAAGAAGCTCACAATAGCCAGtccttaaattttcagtgtgactatatcttggaaatcagaaaatcatggctttattgttttgttaattgtctagatttaagaaagtgatggagaatttaacatgtattggtctacctgccatctgggggaatagtggggggaaggaggggaaaaattggaacaaaaggttttgcaattgtcagtgctgaaaaattacccatgcatatatcttgtaaataaaaaactataatttaaaaaaaaagtgatggagaaaatgttaataacatctttttttttttttttttttttttttaaataacgcATACTAAACTTAGAATGTCTTGTGTACTTTTTTCCCctggagagccaattgttaaacttTTACCAGCTTACCACTgactaaaaggaaataaaactgagGCCAATGGACAATATAATGCCAAGCTATTGAAGTTAAGAAGGCAACTAAGTGATTCAGTGAACATTGGTCACTTAGGGGACgataaaatttattattctggatgaaaatttatttcattttaattattcattctCCCTTCAAACgattatttttctcttagaaaaaaattaacatttatttaaattttttctttattgtttcagATTGTGAGAACAGGACTGAAAAGGAGGAATGGAAGCCAAAGCAGGAAATTTCTGGAGATGAGTCATTTCAAGCAACATTGGAAACAATTTCAAGCCAAATACCTGAAAGATATGAGTTGGTGGAAACCAGGGTGTGTGAAGATGAGTTAGAGAAGCAAAGTGTAAATGTTCCAGGAGATGGACTAAGCCAGGCCCATTCCCGAAAGAGAAGGTTCAGGCAAGTGAAAAACACCCAAAGGAAAAGCCGTGTAGCAGAAAGCCACAAGGAATgtaatgaaaaagagagaagtgTCAAATGCAGCTCAAACCTTGTTATTCATCAGAGAGCTCCTGCAGGAGAGAAATATCAAAGATGTGAACCATATGATCAgaggatgaaagaaaaatcagaactaactAAACATCAAAAAATTCATACTTTAAAGAAAACCCataagtgtaatgaatgtggaaaagtgTTTAACCGGGGATCAAATCTTACTATTCACCAAAGAATTCATACAGGAAAGAAACCCTACATAtgtgatgaatgtgggaaaggTTTTAATCAGAGTTCTAATCTCTGtagacatcagagaattcatactggggaAAATCCTTatgagtgtaatgaatgtggaagagCCTTCAGGGGAAGCTCAAACCTTATCctgcatcagagaattcatagtGGAGGGAAACCCTATGTTTGTAAAGATTGTGGGAAAGCCTTCAATCAGAGTTCAGATCTCATCATACATCatagaattcatactggagaaaaaccctatgaatgtaatgatTGCGGAAAAGCCTTTAGTCAGAGTTCACACCTTGTTACACacaagagaattcatactggggagaaaccctacgaatgtagtgaatgtggaaAATCATTCAGACAGAGTTCACTCCTTCTTCAACACCAAAGGATTCAcagtggagagaaaccttatggaTGTCAtaaatgtgggaaagcctttagtGGACGTACAGTCTTTCTTAAGCATCAGAGACTCCATACTGTTGAAGAACTTGATGAACAAACCTTCAAACAGGACACAGACCTTACTGGACAGCACAACCTTAATAAAGAAGAGAAACTTtatgaatgtagtgaatgtggaaaagcctttcGGTGTAGCTCAGATCTGATTAGACATCAGATAATTCACACTGGTgagaaaccctttgaatgtaatgaatgtggcaaAGCTTTCAGTCGAAATTCAATCCTTAtagaacatcagagaattcatacaggagaaaagccttataaatgtagtgaatgtgggaaagctttcaggGGAAGCTCACAACTTattcaacatcagagaattcatagtGGAAAGAAACCCTATGAAtgcaatgaatgtggaaaaacaTTTAATCAAAGTTCAGACCTTAATAGACACCACAGAATTCATAGTGGAGAGAAGCCCtatgaatgtaataaatgtggaaaagccttcaggtGGAGCTCAGATCTTGGTAGGCATAAGAAAATTCATATTGGAAAGAACATTTATGAATGCAGTCAGTGCAAAAAAGTTTTTAGTCAGAGTTTGGCCTTTATTcagcatcagagaatccatactagAGTATAAACCTATTAATATAAttatgaggaaatggaagctgttttttactttttttaaataccaGAATACATTTTATGGTACAGTCTCATAGGAAACTAAGGTCCTTAAGAGCAGAAGAGGTTTCAATCTTTTAATCATCACAAATTCTATGAACAGACATTCTAGGAGTGGTTGAAAATATAACATTCTTATCTAAAGTTTCTGTGGCATCACAAAATGGTACAAATTGGATATTATAATTTGATCTCTCCTTATTTAATGTCCCCATCAGAGCAGGTAACAAATCCAGAAGCCCTCCACAAACTATAGAGGTCTTTACAGCAACAATACTAGAGAAATTAAGTAGGTTGAGTGTAGACATAGACTTTTGggcaaaaaaaaagttgaatctGGTACCAGAAGATTTCATTATAAGAAATAGATAACCTcgtagtctcagttttctcatatataaaatgatagtgcccacctcacagggttgttgtgaggattggtGATATAGATGAAAtcttttgtaaaacttaaaaatgcTGTGTAAGTATTAGCATCTCAACCCTAGAAtaccttttattctcttttttccctttttgaattctgaatctaaatactattaaaataacattttagtatgtaaaaagaattgtttataagactattaatttccatttcacacCACTTGTTATTTATAttacaaaattatagaaattccatattattttcaaaacgaTCCTTCTTGTCTCTGCTTAAATCCCTCTCCTCTTTGCACTCAAATCCTTACATAATCTGTTATCAAGTAAATATTCCTGAAGGTTGGGTCCAAGGAACTGCTGAATTGGAGACTCTTCCCCCTTCCTTGGATGGCTTACATTTTATTTAGCATACAATTTTAGGGAAGTAGAATACCCAACCATGATAGTTATGGGTGTGATAGATGAAGCTGTTATTTCA
This window contains:
- the LOC116423228 gene encoding zinc finger protein OZF-like; its protein translation is MLENDGKMSSLDCENRTEKEEWKPKQEISGDESFQATLETISSQIPERYELVETRVCEDELEKQSVNVPGDGLSQAHSRKRRFRQVKNTQRKSRVAESHKECNEKERSVKCSSNLVIHQRAPAGEKYQRCEPYDQRMKEKSELTKHQKIHTLKKTHKCNECGKVFNRGSNLTIHQRIHTGKKPYICDECGKGFNQSSNLCRHQRIHTGENPYECNECGRAFRGSSNLILHQRIHSGGKPYVCKDCGKAFNQSSDLIIHHRIHTGEKPYECNDCGKAFSQSSHLVTHKRIHTGEKPYECSECGKSFRQSSLLLQHQRIHSGEKPYGCHKCGKAFSGRTVFLKHQRLHTVEELDEQTFKQDTDLTGQHNLNKEEKLYECSECGKAFRCSSDLIRHQIIHTGEKPFECNECGKAFSRNSILIEHQRIHTGEKPYKCSECGKAFRGSSQLIQHQRIHSGKKPYECNECGKTFNQSSDLNRHHRIHSGEKPYECNKCGKAFRWSSDLGRHKKIHIGKNIYECSQCKKVFSQSLAFIQHQRIHTRV